ACCACCTATCCGGCGCACGATAGCGCACGCAATCTCAATATAACTTGCCTTCAAAGTTCAGTCTCTCTTGTAGACTGGGAGACGCCAGAACGTTCCACTGATTTTGGATTCTAGCGTTTCTGTGCTAGGGACACGGAATCAAGGTGTTGATTATTACTTCCATTATCTCGTGAACTCGTGAATTGCTTCTGCTTCGTGTTTGCTGGATAGGTGCGTATTTTGAGTTGGCAATTGTAGTTTATTTAATTTAGATTCTATTGGAAACTTTACTTTGCTAGAGATATTTAAATTTCTTTGAGAGCTGTTGATTTCGGTTGGCGTGCGTTTGTTTGATGAGAATTGTGAGGAaagtaagaaaaggaaaatattatATCTTTCCATTACTGCTAATAGCGTTACTGCCGCATATGCATGCTTAACAGCTCAAGGTTTTTCATGTGGAAAAAGGTAACGAGATTTAGTATTTTCATTGATCCTTGTTCTGTaacttttgaaatttgaagtttGGGTGTCTTCAATGTACTGTATTTGTGGTTTCTATATTGAGAAGAGTTGGGGAAGTTTATATAAAGTATAAACGATATTGGATCTTATTTCACTTGCACTGAAAGGAAAAActcagagaaaaaaaatgaaatttgccTCAAACGATGCCAAATCATTGAAATTGTGTGATTTCTGGGAGAATAAAAGAGAGGCACTAACCCTTTTTCCCCTCTGGAGTTGTATGTTAGGGGGAGtataaaaaagaaacagaactTCATTAATAAAAATAGCAAAGAAATAGAACCTTGCTCAAAATAGATTTTTGCTTATTGGAATGAAAATCTGCCTGGAAAATTACAGTGAAACTGTGTTAATTGTAGTCTAACACCATGGAAATGAAATTCGGTTCGTGAATATTGTGACTTTGTGGTTCTAAGCTCTCCAAATACATTATTTGGTCAGATAATCTGAAGCTTGACATGTGGGCACGCCAATGCAAGGCATTCacgatttacaaacaattgccTTCTAGAGATCATACAAACATGGACAATGTGGAAGTTGACTCAGGTAAATAAATTTATCTTCCATTTCTTGTTGTGCCTCTCTCATCTTGACTCTGCATTGCGACATTTTTTGGGATTGGGGGGACTATGATCAATGAGCTGCAGTTtgtttcatttgtcaaagaACATATGACACGCGCACACTGTGTATATGTATTCTATGTATACATAACAATCTATATCATACAGATGGATAACATAGATTGGTTTGTaacatatttttaaaatatttttttggggaAATATGTATATTTAGAAGGTGCTCCACCCGAGTACTCATTCTTCCGATGGGAGTTGGTTCCCGATGGTTCATTGACTTCAGGAACACAACAGAGTACCGAATGAAAAGGTAGTAAATTGGATTCTAAATGTATCAAACCCATTGAATGAAAGAATGAGAAAGAGGCCCAAACAAAAATGAGGCTAATAGTGATAGTTGGGGTGAGGTTTTTTTCATGAAAATTCTTCTATATTCAAtgatcaaaatattttattaaaggaGGCCGATAAAGACAAAATTCAGAGGAGTTGTCTTTTGATGCCTGTTGTACGTGGTAGATGTAAATAGAGATTAATAGATTTATTTTACAGTTCTTGTCATGTGTTTGGGATTATATTTGGTTTTTTCCTTTGGGATCTTTTAGCTCCTCTACAGAGCAATACGGATCTGGTGAATACAAATCCTTCGTGGACGCATTCTTTCCCACATGTACTTGTGGCAACAATATCTTCTTTCTTGTTTGGCTATCATCTTGGGTTTGTCTGCTATCTTGGACTAAGTTTCTTGTGCTTCTTGTTCTTTCTAGTATTGTTGCTGACATTTTATGGAATATTTGCACTTATTCATGATTATTGCTGATATAGAGTAGTTAATGAACCACTTGAAAGCATATCTTTGGATCTTGGTTTCAATGGGAATACCTTGGCAGAAGGTAACACCTTTGTCGATATATTTGTTTTGGTTGCGATGATGTGATCTTTATTCTCTTTGTTTACACATCTTAATATTTAATTTCAAATGAAGGTCTCGTGGTGAGTACATGTCTTGGTGGTGCTTTGATTGGATCAATACTTAGTGGTTGGGTTGCAGATGGGCTTGGACGCTGTCGGGCTTTCCAGATAAGCGCAGTACCTATGATTATTGGAGCGTTGTTAAGGTGATACTTTTGCACCGTGGAGCAAATGCTCTTAACCCAATAATTTCTATCCTGTTACTTGATTCTATTTCAATCTGAATGTGAATTCACTGGAGCTTTATGTGGTCTTAATGGCTTTTACTTTTGGCATGTTCTAGAATTTTTGCATTTAGCTATGGTTTTTTGGGAAAAGGAAATTAAGTTTGATAATAAGAGCAACTATGGTGTACTTCCCTATATGGAcaggagagggaaaaaaatcacttttcttcttttcaaataTATACACTCAAAAGATTTCACTTGTCAATGAACCTATGCTATTTAAGCAATCTCATGTAAGATTCCTTGGATTTTTCCATGTCTAGTTTGACACCACCCAATCAACCTCCTTCTAGGTTGATCTTCTACTATTTTGTCCGCAATCGACAAAGCATCCAAGATTGGCCTTCTTTCTGCACACACATTTTGCCAAGTCCACATAACTTTTAAATAATTCTTTTGAGTTCTTTTGCTACAATGTTAGATAACTTTTGGAAGTCTTTGAAAAGGCTAATAAGCCAAAAGTTATCCTGACATGGATGGATTTAAAACAGTAAATACCAGGATTGATAGATTACATTGTTGCTGTTCCTTTTTGATGGACAGACAATATTTCACTTGTTTAGATTTCTCTTACTTGTTCAACGGTCACAAAGGGGTGGTATCAATATACTCAATGCACTTTCCCTGGCACTTCCCCACTATTTTTAGAGTCTCTGATGATACAGAGGTCTGAACATATGATCTGTGTTTCCAGTGCAACAACCAAAAACCTGGCTTGTATGCTTCTGGGAAGGATGTTAGTTGGGACTGGAATGGGTCTTGGCCCCACTGTTGTGTCTCTTTATATAACAGAGGTATGTAAGTTGTCATGGTCATATTGATTTTGGCATGCTCTTAGGGTTTGTCAATGTTACACATGTTCCTCACTATCTTGCTTTGGTCCACGCTCCCGTGGTGCAGGTTTCTCCTCCTTCAATGAGAGGCACTTATGGAGGCTTTGTCCAGATTGCTACGTGTCTTGGACTCATGGGGGCTCTGTTTGTCAGCATCCCTGTTAAGGAAATTTCGGGGTGGTGAGAATCACATTTTAGCTACCACACCATACTGTTATCTTTATCTCTCTTAGCATTTTTTTAACTCTGTGCTCAGGTGGCGCATTTGTTTTGGGGTATCCATAATTCCTGCTGCAGTGCTTGCTCTTGCCATGATGTTTTGTGCAGAGAGTCCACATTGGCTACATAAGGTTCATTTGATTTCATATCTCCTATTTTTTTATATGAGTGGATGTCGAAGCATTCAATACGCCCAGTGAACAAATTAATCATAAATGTTTTATGTTAATTGTTCAATGTTTAATGCTTCACTCAAATGCTTGGAAGAAGGTAGATGTACGACCAGCTCCCATCCTAACTCAATCTGATTTTCCAGGTCGTCTTTGTCGTTTTTCTacactattttctctctctctctctcatatgcagttgtattttttaatcaatattcaagttttgtttaaattcTTTGCTTTCCATGCACATTTTTATCTTGGCCTCTTGTTGTAGTGACAAATATTTGAAAGCTTCTTTACCATTCATGAGataaaaatttcacaaaagtTCATTGACTGTGCTGATTTTGAGAGGCGGTGCTTATCTTTCGTTTCTCAATTCTTTGCTATAGAGAGGCAGAAGTGTTGAAGCTGAAGCTGAATTTGAGAGGCTGTTGGGGGCATCACATGTCAAGACCGCAATGCAAGAATTGGCCAAATCAGATAGAGGGGATGACACAGATGCTGTGAGGTTCTCAGAACTACTTCATGGTCGCCATTTCAGAGGTATGTGTCtgaacacacacacatatatattatattgtcttttttcttttcttttctttttatttcagtATCTTTGTCTTCTTTTGGGCTTCTATAGCTGCTGTCATTTCTtggcttttgttttctttaggcTTTGTTATTCACATGTTCCTTTTGCAGTTGTTTTTATTGGATCAACCCTCTTTGCTTTACAACAACTATCTGGTATAAATGCTGTATTTTATTTCTCTtcaagtgtttttaaaagtgcGGGAGTGTCGTCGGGAATAGCAAATCTCTTTGTGGGAGTTGCAAATTTATTGGGTAAGGTTTGTTTCTTTGGAGCCTTCTTTCAATACATTGGATATTATTATTGTCTGTTGACTACGTAATTTGCCCTCAGGGTCAGTTATTGCAATGGTTTTAATGGATGAACTGGGAAGGAGGGTACTGCTTTTATGGAGCTTCTTTGGCATGGTAAATAAAAAGTTTCTTATCATCCTCTTGGAGAGCCTTTAATTTATCATGATATGTGCTGTTTGAGATAACAGGGCTACTTGTGATGCATTTGGACAATATTAAGAAAGAACGCACTTTTTCTGCACTGGTACATATACTAGATGTTATCGTTTAAGTTTACTTGAGATATAGATCCATCTACCGAATGATGTCTATTTCACTCTGAGAAACAATTTGAGAGGAAATACTCATGTTGTTGTTATATGGGAAATAGTAGGTGACACATGGTCACTGATAATCTTTTATCATGCAAAATCACCGCAATAGCTTGTGCAACAGTGGTGCTAATATCAAGTTTAACTTACCTTACATCAATTTGCAATGATTTGtccttcctttccttttttctatAGTTcttttgaaaaaggaaaaacgaTTAATATAGCCTCTAAGCTTGCATCCCTGCCTTCCTGACCTTTGATTGAGTTGATCCTTTCAGGCTGTATCTATGGGTCTTCAAGTTGCTGCAGCAGGTTCCTATTTTTCTGATTCTGGAGCTCTGTACCTTGCTGTTGGTGGCATGCTAATGTgagtaatttaattttaaaaatcttgAAATGCATTTTTTTGCATGATAGAATCAGGTCATAAAGTTAGACTCAGCTTGTTGTCATTTGTAAGCATGTGTTCTTGTTGCTGTAACTGTGCTACTGAGTACTGAATAACTATCATATTGTGGGTCAACTCTCAGCTAGCCTGCAGAGGAGAACATACAAGGCTGAAGGACACTGATGACTTTCATTTATTCCTTcgttttttatttcttgttggGTGTTGACAAGGGGTAGTAGTTGTAGTGTGAATAGTTAAGAACATCGACAGGCTAGTTGTTGCTCCTGCCTCCAGCTATTTGATATGGAACCTTGGAATTGCTGCAATTTTCTGACTGGGTCAAGTCTTATGATAGTGGTTATTTGATGCCTGATGTTTAGATCATATTAAGGGATTGTTGGCAGTTGATTTGGATGTCTTTGATTTCAGAATTGGTTGACCCTAGTCTGTTGCTAACGTGTTATATGTTCTAGAAAATATATGATTGGAtagaaattgttttcaaaaatatgttATGAGCTTATGTCTGAACTGAATAGAGTCCAGTGCACTTCAGCTCGAACGTAAACCCTCATCTTAGAAGGCCAATAGAACTTATTCCTTGAAATTTGTGCCATAACTCTCAGCTTTTTTGTGCAGGTTTGTTTTCACATTTGCTTTAGGAGCTGGTCCAGTTCCAGGTCTCCTCCTACCAGAGATTTTTCCAGGTCGGATCAGGGCAAAAGCTATGGCAGTATGTATGTCCGTGCACTGGGTAATTTTTCTTATTTCGTCTCTTTATTTGTGTCATTCCACTGCTAAGTTTGACTAAATATAAAATCCTGCAATTTTATTACTTCTTTGCTTCTGAAAAAGATGTGAAGTGGATAATTAAACCTCTTACAAGCAAATGTAAGAACTCGATTATTAGAatcttttgataggaagttatTTCTTGTTTCCCTCCATATCCCTTTTGGgtggcacccccttggtgcctcGCAATgattattttcaatataaataaaaagaagaagaagaggaggaggaggaattgTTCTTTTATCCTCAACGGTCCCCTCTGATTCGTTGGTGCTGCTGACTGGTGTTCTACAGGTGATAAACTTCTTTGTGGGCTTGCTATTCTTGCGTTTGCTGGAGCAACTAGGGCCACGGCTCTTGTACACTATATTTGGTACATTTTGCTTGGTGGCAGTGGTTTTCGTGAAAAGAAATGTCATGGAAACAAAAGGAAAGTCACTCCAAGAGATTGAGATAGCTCTTCTTCCACAAGAATAAACGTGTTGCGGAACTTCAGCGGTGGACTTAAATATTCTCTTTGTTAAGTTTCCGAATCCAAGTTCCGGCTCATGCCCTTGAAAAACAGCAACATATGGAATGAGATCAAAATAAGGGAGTGTAGAACAAAAGACCAGCGAGGAGCTTTTGAGGTTTAGGAATTTCATACTTCTAAACACGACAATTTGGGGGAAACCAGGAATGATGATTGTGGTCATACCATCAATTGTTGATGACAAGATGAAGATGTTTGCTCATTTTGGCATATGAAGAGTTGGTAGATTTAACAATTTGCAACTTCCCCCTAAAACCATTCATGTATCGTGTATAACTATGTAAGTTTTACTTGTCCATGCGAAGACCAATTGCATCtcttaacatttttttatttcatgctTGCCGTTGCGATTTGCGAAGACCTTTCCCATATGTGCCTGTCCTGGCAGTGGAACCAAGTTCAGCAGAATATTGCATGAACGTTAACACACAAAGCTCACCATATTCAGGAGTCATTCATTTGTacaacaaatcatgaatttcatTAACCAATCAAACACAGCAATATCATGTGTAATATACCATTTCATCTCACACTCTTGAGCTTAGGGAAACTGAATGGAGAAACCAGAGTGGGTGGTGGTAACTTTTGGAGGGccaaattcatcaaaatcagaATCTGAGTCATTGTAATCATACCACTCACCTGAAGATTCCTCATCTTGCCCACTCTTCGTTGAAGGAACCCGCAGTTCA
This genomic window from Tripterygium wilfordii isolate XIE 37 chromosome 9, ASM1340144v1, whole genome shotgun sequence contains:
- the LOC120005494 gene encoding probable plastidic glucose transporter 2 isoform X2, with the translated sequence MWARQCKAFTIYKQLPSRDHTNMDNVEVDSAPLQSNTDLVNTNPSWTHSFPHVLVATISSFLFGYHLGVVNEPLESISLDLGFNGNTLAEGLVVSTCLGGALIGSILSGWVADGLGRCRAFQISAVPMIIGALLSATTKNLACMLLGRMLVGTGMGLGPTVVSLYITEVSPPSMRGTYGGFVQIATCLGLMGALFVSIPVKEISGWWRICFGVSIIPAAVLALAMMFCAESPHWLHKRGRSVEAEAEFERLLGASHVKTAMQELAKSDRGDDTDAVRFSELLHGRHFRVVFIGSTLFALQQLSGINAVFYFSSSVFKSAGVSSGIANLFVGVANLLGSVIAMVLMDELGRRVLLLWSFFGMAVSMGLQVAAAGSYFSDSGALYLAVGGMLMFVFTFALGAGPVPGLLLPEIFPGRIRAKAMAVCMSVHWVINFFVGLLFLRLLEQLGPRLLYTIFGTFCLVAVVFVKRNVMETKGKSLQEIEIALLPQE
- the LOC120005494 gene encoding probable plastidic glucose transporter 2 isoform X3, whose translation is MYLWQQYLLSCLAIILVNEPLESISLDLGFNGNTLAEGLVVSTCLGGALIGSILSGWVADGLGRCRAFQISAVPMIIGALLSATTKNLACMLLGRMLVGTGMGLGPTVVSLYITEVSPPSMRGTYGGFVQIATCLGLMGALFVSIPVKEISGWWRICFGVSIIPAAVLALAMMFCAESPHWLHKRGRSVEAEAEFERLLGASHVKTAMQELAKSDRGDDTDAVRFSELLHGRHFRGMCLNTHTYILYCLFSFLFFLFQYLCLLLGFYSCCHFLAFVFFRLCYSHVPFAVVFIGSTLFALQQLSGINAVFYFSSSVFKSAGVSSGIANLFVGVANLLGSVIAMVLMDELGRRVLLLWSFFGMAVSMGLQVAAAGSYFSDSGALYLAVGGMLMFVFTFALGAGPVPGLLLPEIFPGRIRAKAMAVCMSVHWVINFFVGLLFLRLLEQLGPRLLYTIFGTFCLVAVVFVKRNVMETKGKSLQEIEIALLPQE
- the LOC120005494 gene encoding probable plastidic glucose transporter 2 isoform X1, with product MWARQCKAFTIYKQLPSRDHTNMDNVEVDSAPLQSNTDLVNTNPSWTHSFPHVLVATISSFLFGYHLGVVNEPLESISLDLGFNGNTLAEGLVVSTCLGGALIGSILSGWVADGLGRCRAFQISAVPMIIGALLSATTKNLACMLLGRMLVGTGMGLGPTVVSLYITEVSPPSMRGTYGGFVQIATCLGLMGALFVSIPVKEISGWWRICFGVSIIPAAVLALAMMFCAESPHWLHKRGRSVEAEAEFERLLGASHVKTAMQELAKSDRGDDTDAVRFSELLHGRHFRGMCLNTHTYILYCLFSFLFFLFQYLCLLLGFYSCCHFLAFVFFRLCYSHVPFAVVFIGSTLFALQQLSGINAVFYFSSSVFKSAGVSSGIANLFVGVANLLGSVIAMVLMDELGRRVLLLWSFFGMAVSMGLQVAAAGSYFSDSGALYLAVGGMLMFVFTFALGAGPVPGLLLPEIFPGRIRAKAMAVCMSVHWVINFFVGLLFLRLLEQLGPRLLYTIFGTFCLVAVVFVKRNVMETKGKSLQEIEIALLPQE
- the LOC120005494 gene encoding probable plastidic glucose transporter 2 isoform X4 — protein: MIIGALLSATTKNLACMLLGRMLVGTGMGLGPTVVSLYITEVSPPSMRGTYGGFVQIATCLGLMGALFVSIPVKEISGWWRICFGVSIIPAAVLALAMMFCAESPHWLHKRGRSVEAEAEFERLLGASHVKTAMQELAKSDRGDDTDAVRFSELLHGRHFRGMCLNTHTYILYCLFSFLFFLFQYLCLLLGFYSCCHFLAFVFFRLCYSHVPFAVVFIGSTLFALQQLSGINAVFYFSSSVFKSAGVSSGIANLFVGVANLLGSVIAMVLMDELGRRVLLLWSFFGMAVSMGLQVAAAGSYFSDSGALYLAVGGMLMFVFTFALGAGPVPGLLLPEIFPGRIRAKAMAVCMSVHWVINFFVGLLFLRLLEQLGPRLLYTIFGTFCLVAVVFVKRNVMETKGKSLQEIEIALLPQE